One Granulicella sp. 5B5 DNA window includes the following coding sequences:
- a CDS encoding TIGR03435 family protein: MQRNAVRLLRIYPVFLGIFVVQMGMAQTPKTNTVIEKDPPMAADATPSFLVAAIRPSDPDAAGGWSFESEGHHIKCVRATVMDILAVAYGVQTRQIVGEPAWLSKDRYDVSGVPDVPGVPNVTQLRGMYQKLLAERFHMVLHREMREMPVYALTVAKGGPHLKVAGPDETMNAGNSGDGSQRTLRFTNMSMKDLADNLDFYEDRPVIDQTDLPGRYDFTLKWAYDISAESGPGAPPSLFTAIKEQLGLRLDAVKGPAEVVVIDHVERPSEN, translated from the coding sequence ATGCAGCGAAATGCCGTGAGGCTGTTGCGGATTTATCCAGTCTTTCTGGGAATTTTTGTGGTGCAGATGGGGATGGCCCAGACGCCGAAGACAAATACCGTCATCGAAAAAGACCCGCCCATGGCGGCGGACGCGACGCCCAGCTTTCTGGTTGCTGCGATCAGACCCAGTGATCCTGATGCGGCTGGCGGCTGGAGCTTCGAATCCGAAGGCCACCATATCAAGTGTGTAAGAGCCACCGTTATGGACATCCTGGCTGTCGCCTATGGAGTCCAGACCAGACAGATCGTTGGCGAACCGGCGTGGCTGAGCAAAGACCGATATGACGTCAGCGGAGTTCCCGACGTACCGGGCGTTCCCAATGTGACCCAGTTGCGGGGGATGTATCAGAAGCTGCTTGCGGAGCGTTTTCACATGGTGCTCCACCGCGAGATGCGTGAGATGCCTGTCTATGCCCTGACCGTGGCGAAGGGAGGCCCGCATCTCAAGGTCGCCGGTCCGGACGAGACCATGAACGCAGGGAATTCAGGCGACGGCAGCCAGCGGACCCTGAGGTTCACGAACATGTCGATGAAGGATTTGGCAGACAACCTGGACTTCTATGAGGACAGGCCGGTCATCGACCAGACCGATCTTCCCGGGCGATACGATTTCACGTTGAAGTGGGCCTACGATATCTCGGCGGAGAGCGGGCCGGGGGCGCCGCCGTCGCTGTTTACCGCGATCAAAGAACAGCTCGGGCTGAGGTTAGATGCGGTGAAGGGGCCGGCCGAGGTTGTCGTCATCGACCATGTGGAACGGCCGTCAGAAAATTAG
- a CDS encoding DedA family protein yields MITKLTVFLLGLSAASAWGLVFLLMALQSACIPIPSEVIMPFAGFKLGHSLSDLILLATVASLASNLGSIPAYWLGARGGRPMIERYGRYILLNRHDLDLADRFFARFGSIAVLIGKMLPIVRTFIAFPAGIARMNQVRFHIYTFIGSWPWCFVLAYIGMKLGAKWNSDPRFKAIFHHFQLSVEIVIVLAAIWFLWTHWKNRTGAENA; encoded by the coding sequence ATGATTACCAAGCTCACCGTCTTCCTTCTGGGCCTCTCCGCCGCCTCGGCCTGGGGACTCGTTTTCTTGCTCATGGCGCTTCAGTCGGCCTGCATCCCCATCCCGTCGGAGGTCATCATGCCCTTCGCCGGCTTCAAGCTTGGTCACTCGCTCAGCGATCTCATCCTCCTCGCCACCGTCGCCTCGCTGGCCTCAAACCTGGGCTCCATTCCCGCCTACTGGCTCGGAGCCCGCGGCGGCCGTCCCATGATCGAGCGCTACGGCCGCTACATCCTCCTCAACCGCCACGACCTCGACCTCGCCGACCGCTTCTTCGCACGCTTCGGCTCCATTGCCGTCCTCATCGGCAAGATGCTCCCCATCGTCCGCACCTTCATCGCCTTCCCGGCAGGCATCGCCCGCATGAACCAGGTCCGCTTCCACATCTACACCTTCATCGGCTCCTGGCCCTGGTGCTTTGTGCTCGCCTACATCGGCATGAAGCTCGGCGCTAAATGGAACTCCGACCCACGGTTCAAGGCCATCTTCCACCACTTCCAACTCAGTGTGGAGATCGTCATCGTCCTCGCCGCCATTTGGTTCCTCTGGACCCACTGGAAGAACCGCACCGGCGCTGAAAACGCTTAG
- a CDS encoding GIY-YIG nuclease family protein, with the protein MINPEYAFFVYMLSSKSRNLYVGMTNNLRLRVTQHRQLREGTHTAHYNIHRLVYFERFQYVNSAIRRENELKSWTREKKVALIEKVNPTWEDLAAGM; encoded by the coding sequence GTGATCAATCCTGAGTATGCCTTTTTTGTTTATATGCTGAGCAGCAAGTCTAGAAACCTGTACGTTGGTATGACCAACAACCTTCGGCTTAGGGTGACGCAGCATCGACAGTTGCGGGAAGGCACGCATACGGCCCACTACAACATCCACCGTCTGGTTTACTTTGAGCGGTTTCAGTATGTAAACAGCGCAATACGCCGCGAGAACGAACTGAAGTCGTGGACGCGGGAAAAGAAAGTCGCACTGATCGAGAAGGTGAACCCGACGTGGGAGGATTTAGCGGCGGGCATGTAG
- the hemQ gene encoding hydrogen peroxide-dependent heme synthase: MNGEIALSELPQVPITLEGSSVLHQMFRFDWTAWKKLPATERAALAGEFSEMLGRWERGTGRAHPNQSALFSQIGHKGDLTLIHFRDSLEELNRVELELAQSGIYPYLQLSSSYLSVVELGLYESSEKIYTQLAEAGLEPGTAEWNEGIKEATARTFASLATRLFPAIPPAKYLCFYPMDRKRGESVNWYTEPIADRRAMMHEHGLIGRRYADFVRQIITGSIGFDDWEWGVDLFADDPVVFKKLIYEMRFDKVSAVYASFGEFFLSVRVPAANAAQWFDGTLA, translated from the coding sequence TTGAACGGAGAAATTGCCTTGTCAGAATTGCCGCAAGTACCCATCACTCTTGAAGGTTCCAGTGTCTTGCACCAGATGTTTCGCTTTGACTGGACCGCCTGGAAGAAACTTCCTGCAACAGAACGCGCCGCACTCGCGGGAGAATTCAGCGAGATGCTCGGCCGTTGGGAGCGGGGCACAGGCAGGGCGCATCCAAACCAATCCGCGCTGTTCTCGCAGATCGGTCACAAGGGCGATCTCACGCTGATCCATTTTCGCGACTCTCTGGAAGAGCTGAACCGGGTCGAATTGGAGCTGGCGCAGAGCGGTATCTATCCGTATCTGCAACTGTCGAGCTCCTATCTTTCGGTGGTGGAGCTGGGGCTCTACGAATCGTCGGAAAAAATTTATACACAACTGGCTGAAGCCGGTCTGGAGCCTGGGACGGCGGAGTGGAATGAGGGAATCAAAGAAGCTACGGCCCGAACGTTTGCCTCGCTGGCTACGCGTTTATTCCCGGCTATTCCGCCGGCGAAGTACCTCTGCTTCTATCCGATGGACCGCAAGCGTGGAGAGAGCGTGAACTGGTATACAGAGCCGATAGCCGATCGTCGGGCCATGATGCACGAGCATGGCTTGATTGGGCGTCGCTATGCGGATTTCGTCCGCCAGATCATTACCGGTTCGATCGGGTTCGATGATTGGGAGTGGGGCGTGGACCTCTTCGCGGATGATCCGGTCGTCTTCAAAAAGCTCATTTACGAAATGCGTTTCGATAAGGTGAGCGCGGTCTACGCATCGTTTGGGGAGTTCTTTCTGTCCGTGCGCGTTCCCGCGGCGAACGCTGCGCAGTGGTTTGACGGCACTCTAGCGTAA
- a CDS encoding NAD(P)-dependent oxidoreductase, with translation MKETHTEGMPYKPLPDEDLANVIVQAAAAFEALKDARVLLTGGTGFFGHWLLESLLRANREMRLSVRVTVLTRDAARFRSESAWVADDAAITLLEGDVRNFQFPDGSFSHIVHAATDSGGQQSGRMDVELYDDILRGMQRVLDFAHASGVKRILYVSTGAVYGRSTQMLKTPENYLEQREVRLPEGSYEATKKAAEMLCLERSAFDSLECVIARPFAFVGPRLPLDAHFAIGNFLSAAMRNETIVVKGDGTPRRSWMYMSDLAAWLWTLLVRGEDGRAYNVGSEEAYSIREAAQITAETLAPGIGVEIQGVPAMGAAMNNYVPSVERARVELGLQVTVSLVEALRKTAQWYAAM, from the coding sequence GTGAAGGAGACGCATACTGAAGGGATGCCGTACAAGCCACTTCCGGATGAAGATCTCGCCAACGTCATAGTTCAAGCAGCGGCGGCCTTTGAAGCGTTGAAGGACGCGCGCGTGCTTTTGACTGGTGGAACAGGCTTCTTCGGACACTGGCTGTTGGAATCGTTGCTACGAGCGAACCGCGAGATGCGGTTGAGTGTGCGGGTAACCGTACTTACCCGTGACGCTGCGAGGTTTCGGAGCGAGTCTGCATGGGTTGCAGATGATGCTGCGATCACGTTGCTTGAAGGGGACGTGCGGAACTTTCAATTTCCTGATGGGTCGTTCAGCCACATTGTTCACGCTGCGACGGACTCTGGAGGGCAGCAGAGCGGACGGATGGATGTCGAATTGTATGACGACATACTGCGTGGCATGCAACGGGTCCTTGATTTCGCTCATGCCTCGGGTGTGAAGCGCATTCTGTATGTCTCGACGGGAGCGGTGTATGGGCGCTCGACGCAGATGCTGAAGACGCCGGAGAACTATTTGGAGCAACGGGAGGTGCGGCTCCCGGAGGGATCGTACGAGGCGACGAAGAAGGCGGCGGAGATGCTTTGCCTGGAACGATCAGCGTTTGATTCCTTGGAGTGCGTGATCGCTCGTCCATTTGCGTTTGTTGGACCAAGACTGCCGCTCGATGCGCACTTCGCTATTGGAAACTTTTTGAGTGCGGCTATGCGCAACGAGACGATTGTCGTGAAGGGCGATGGAACACCACGGCGGTCGTGGATGTATATGAGTGACCTGGCGGCGTGGCTATGGACGCTGCTGGTCCGCGGTGAAGACGGACGGGCGTATAACGTGGGATCAGAGGAGGCGTATTCGATCCGCGAGGCGGCGCAGATAACGGCCGAGACTCTGGCGCCGGGGATCGGTGTAGAGATTCAAGGTGTACCGGCAATGGGCGCGGCGATGAACAACTATGTGCCTTCGGTGGAGCGAGCCCGCGTGGAGCTTGGACTGCAGGTGACGGTGTCCCTAGTCGAGGCGCTGCGGAAGACGGCTCAGTGGTACGCAGCGATGTGA
- a CDS encoding TonB-dependent receptor, with protein sequence MRSLYLKRCLGLVLLSIFASFAAKAQSAGIRGSIVDPSGATLAGAHIVLSSHGSERITTSDNAGIYQFSSLPAGTYSLSIEEAGFARYENSSIRLSNDGVVDWPVRLSLQSASQSIAVQGDADALEQVPTVGKTGTMLEDIPQSVVVIGHQLSDSQGDLELAETVRNASGVIQGGTDGFGFGDRFQIRGLEARIYNDGFSDGDERNGIPHSLNGVERVEILEGPGSSLFGSGPPGGTINLVHYTPSPRFGAGAQFQAGSFGLYSGSAYLTGATGVHGLDYRIDSLMQHKDGYRALTAGDYEIRPVVGFTASHNVLLFAGDGRYLQATPDPAGLIYYNHTPITVVPRETKYSTPFGFGDQSLGRFTASDVWQATPLVTVNNRFSYMYRNLSILRNGDGGSVVGSALTGRQLRNQQDVLNDFDYEGEPVWSFRTGSVHHTLLTGVEVQHQVDVSNRSTADLQSIANIFAPVIPETSRAGLSFLRDAAHSGFLDHLNASYEGLYATDQIDVTPRWKLRVGGREDFWQTTLAPQIFVPGRSLGNGVLIEPPSTYSRNDTPFSWNVGTVYRVLPGVSTFFGVAHSNLVNFSSEATQNGVEAPENGTQYEAGVKVAVLNDRVQMTAAAFHVMRNNVFSLVSDIPVFNDQLTQGGEGTVELVLNRRWKLTANGTGMHASLTDNPSNPAATGRRPQGVPNRIVNLWTSYNLPVGRGETFTLAGGFTNRSSMFADLLNTNSIPSYTTADAVASFKARGWSGEFGVRNLTNTLYFTAANGVGGFVGDARSYFGRVQWQFGNNR encoded by the coding sequence ATGCGCAGTTTGTATTTGAAACGCTGTTTAGGACTTGTCCTGCTTTCGATCTTCGCCTCTTTCGCCGCAAAGGCACAGAGTGCCGGGATTCGTGGCTCAATTGTCGATCCCTCCGGGGCCACGCTTGCCGGGGCCCATATCGTTCTCTCCAGCCATGGAAGCGAAAGAATAACGACCTCCGACAACGCCGGTATCTATCAGTTTTCATCCCTTCCAGCCGGCACGTACTCGCTGTCGATCGAGGAGGCGGGGTTTGCCCGCTATGAGAACTCGTCCATCCGGCTCTCAAACGACGGCGTGGTCGACTGGCCAGTACGGCTTTCGCTTCAGTCGGCGTCTCAATCCATTGCCGTTCAAGGCGATGCCGATGCTTTGGAGCAGGTACCTACGGTCGGTAAAACCGGCACCATGCTCGAAGATATTCCGCAGAGCGTCGTCGTCATCGGCCACCAGTTATCCGACTCGCAGGGGGACCTTGAGCTGGCGGAGACGGTGCGCAATGCCAGCGGCGTGATCCAGGGCGGCACCGACGGGTTCGGATTCGGCGACCGGTTCCAGATTCGCGGCCTCGAAGCCCGCATCTACAACGATGGGTTCTCGGACGGAGACGAGCGCAACGGCATTCCGCACTCGCTCAATGGAGTGGAGCGAGTTGAGATCCTGGAAGGCCCGGGTTCCTCGCTCTTTGGCAGCGGGCCTCCGGGAGGCACGATCAACCTGGTGCACTACACACCTTCTCCGCGCTTTGGCGCAGGCGCACAGTTCCAGGCGGGCTCGTTCGGCCTGTACTCCGGCAGCGCCTATCTGACCGGAGCTACCGGCGTGCACGGACTGGATTATCGCATCGACAGCCTGATGCAGCACAAGGACGGCTACCGCGCACTGACGGCCGGGGACTACGAGATTCGGCCCGTGGTGGGCTTCACGGCCAGCCATAACGTGCTGCTGTTTGCAGGCGATGGCCGTTATCTGCAGGCTACTCCCGACCCCGCAGGCTTGATCTACTACAACCACACGCCCATCACGGTGGTGCCGCGCGAGACGAAGTACTCGACTCCGTTCGGTTTTGGAGACCAGTCCCTTGGGCGATTCACGGCCTCGGATGTGTGGCAGGCCACGCCGCTTGTCACAGTCAACAACCGGTTCTCATACATGTACCGTAACCTTTCTATTCTGAGAAACGGCGATGGCGGCTCGGTCGTGGGGTCCGCTCTCACGGGGCGCCAACTGCGCAACCAGCAGGATGTGCTGAACGACTTCGACTACGAAGGCGAGCCTGTCTGGAGCTTCCGTACCGGTTCGGTTCACCACACGCTGCTGACTGGCGTGGAGGTGCAGCATCAGGTGGACGTGTCGAACCGCTCGACCGCCGACCTGCAGAGCATCGCCAACATCTTCGCGCCGGTCATTCCTGAGACTTCGAGAGCTGGACTCAGCTTTCTGCGCGATGCGGCCCACTCCGGATTTCTCGATCATCTGAACGCCAGCTACGAAGGTCTCTATGCAACCGACCAGATCGACGTGACACCCCGCTGGAAGCTGCGCGTTGGTGGCCGCGAGGACTTTTGGCAGACGACGCTTGCTCCTCAGATCTTCGTTCCCGGACGAAGCCTCGGCAATGGTGTGCTGATCGAGCCGCCCAGTACCTACAGCCGCAACGACACACCCTTCAGCTGGAACGTGGGTACGGTGTATCGAGTGCTTCCGGGAGTTTCGACCTTCTTCGGCGTGGCGCACAGCAATCTCGTGAACTTCAGCTCTGAGGCCACGCAGAACGGCGTGGAGGCGCCTGAGAACGGCACGCAGTACGAGGCTGGTGTGAAGGTCGCTGTACTCAATGACCGTGTCCAGATGACAGCCGCAGCCTTCCACGTGATGCGCAATAATGTCTTCTCGCTGGTCAGCGATATTCCCGTCTTCAACGACCAGCTAACGCAGGGTGGTGAAGGCACGGTAGAGCTGGTGCTAAACCGGCGCTGGAAGTTGACGGCCAATGGCACCGGCATGCACGCCTCGTTGACGGACAACCCCTCGAACCCAGCAGCGACAGGGCGGCGGCCGCAGGGTGTTCCCAACCGCATCGTCAACCTGTGGACAAGCTATAACCTGCCGGTGGGCCGCGGCGAAACATTCACGCTCGCAGGCGGATTCACCAACCGCAGCAGCATGTTTGCCGATCTGCTGAATACGAACTCGATCCCGTCGTACACGACGGCGGATGCTGTGGCCAGCTTCAAGGCCCGTGGCTGGTCGGGTGAATTTGGCGTACGCAACCTTACGAATACTCTTTACTTCACGGCAGCAAATGGCGTGGGCGGGTTCGTAGGCGATGCGCGCTCGTACTTCGGCAGAGTCCAGTGGCAGTTCGGGAACAATCGCTAA
- a CDS encoding inositol-3-phosphate synthase encodes MIPGMGAVATTLIAGVEAVRRGFAQPIGSMSQMGTIRLGKRTDDRTPLIKDFAPLAPLDDLVFTGWDIFGGNLYDAAKTAAVLDRDQLESMKPFLESIEPMPAAFEERYVKRLTAKDKKVGKNKCDLANQIRNDIAEFKTKTDRQVMIWCGSTEIYHEPKAVHQTLEAFEKGLVDDDPDIAPSMLYAWACLKEGIPFANGAPNLTVDIPALQELSKKMNAPICGKDFKTGQTFIKTVLAPGFKARQLGVSGWYSTNILGNRDGEVLDDPDNFKTKEVSKLGVLEHIFQPEKNPALYGDIFHKVRINYYPPRGDNKEGWDNIDIFGWLGYPMQIKVDFLCRDSILAAPLALDLCLFMDLAARTPVLRGLGIQEWLSFYFKDPDTAPGVYPEHDLFIQSMKLKNTLRHIMGENLITHLGLDYYGE; translated from the coding sequence ATGATCCCCGGCATGGGCGCGGTTGCCACCACGCTCATTGCTGGTGTTGAGGCAGTCCGCCGCGGCTTCGCCCAGCCCATCGGCTCCATGTCGCAGATGGGCACCATCCGTCTCGGCAAGCGCACCGACGACCGCACCCCGCTCATCAAGGACTTCGCCCCCCTCGCTCCTCTCGACGACCTCGTCTTCACCGGCTGGGACATCTTCGGCGGCAACCTCTACGACGCCGCCAAGACCGCCGCCGTGCTCGACCGCGACCAGCTTGAGAGCATGAAGCCCTTCCTCGAATCCATCGAGCCCATGCCCGCAGCCTTCGAGGAGCGCTACGTCAAGCGCCTCACCGCCAAGGACAAGAAGGTCGGCAAGAACAAGTGCGACCTCGCCAACCAGATCCGCAACGACATCGCCGAGTTCAAGACCAAGACTGATCGCCAGGTCATGATCTGGTGCGGTTCCACCGAGATCTACCACGAGCCCAAGGCCGTCCACCAGACCCTCGAAGCCTTCGAGAAGGGCCTCGTCGACGACGATCCGGACATCGCTCCGTCCATGCTCTACGCCTGGGCCTGCCTCAAGGAAGGCATCCCCTTCGCCAACGGCGCGCCGAACCTCACCGTCGACATCCCTGCCTTGCAGGAGCTGTCGAAGAAGATGAACGCGCCCATCTGCGGCAAGGACTTCAAGACCGGCCAGACCTTCATCAAGACGGTCCTCGCGCCCGGCTTCAAGGCCCGCCAACTCGGCGTCAGCGGTTGGTACTCCACCAACATCCTCGGCAACCGCGACGGCGAAGTCCTCGACGACCCGGACAACTTCAAGACCAAGGAAGTCTCCAAGCTGGGCGTGCTCGAGCACATCTTCCAGCCCGAGAAGAACCCCGCTCTCTACGGCGATATCTTCCACAAGGTCCGCATCAACTATTACCCGCCTCGCGGTGATAATAAAGAGGGTTGGGATAACATTGACATCTTCGGTTGGCTCGGCTACCCGATGCAGATCAAGGTGGACTTCCTCTGCCGCGACTCTATCCTCGCCGCACCGCTGGCGCTCGACCTCTGCCTCTTCATGGACCTCGCCGCCCGCACCCCTGTACTCCGCGGCCTCGGCATCCAGGAGTGGCTGAGCTTCTACTTCAAGGACCCCGATACCGCGCCCGGCGTCTACCCCGAGCACGACCTCTTCATCCAGTCCATGAAGCTCAAGAACACCCTGCGCCACATCATGGGCGAAAACCTCATCACTCACCTCGGCCTCGACTACTACGGCGAGTAA
- a CDS encoding MarR family transcriptional regulator yields the protein MTRKSIELAVVDFNHAIGMLVRRARVAASSDEISWSEVAVLNRIAKHGPSTTADLARAQGMRPQSMRTIVAALEESGWIERRPHATDGRQVELHLTPKGSAMHKRAGDAKRTWLAQAISSLNEHDQETLFYAGEIIKRLVEEDRF from the coding sequence GTGACGCGGAAATCGATCGAACTCGCTGTTGTCGACTTCAATCACGCCATCGGGATGTTGGTACGCCGGGCTCGTGTCGCTGCTTCGTCAGACGAGATCTCGTGGTCTGAGGTCGCCGTACTCAACCGAATTGCAAAGCATGGTCCCTCCACGACGGCTGATCTCGCGCGAGCGCAGGGCATGCGTCCTCAATCTATGCGCACCATCGTTGCCGCGCTCGAAGAATCAGGATGGATCGAGCGTCGTCCTCACGCCACCGATGGCCGCCAGGTTGAGCTTCATCTCACTCCAAAGGGGTCGGCGATGCACAAGCGTGCGGGTGATGCCAAGCGCACATGGCTGGCCCAGGCCATATCCTCACTCAATGAGCACGATCAGGAAACTCTCTTTTACGCGGGCGAGATCATTAAACGATTAGTGGAAGAAGACCGGTTCTGA
- the yihA gene encoding ribosome biogenesis GTP-binding protein YihA/YsxC, which produces MRFVPKFLLSAMAPEHFPTAARTFDAPEVAFLGRSNVGKSSLINTLLGSKEAKVSSTPGRTRAINFFALHDGTSQKHSQKPSMIFADLPGYGYAKISKSISAEWPTFIEPYLQEREQLALCVCLVDTNIPPQESDTQLITALRQMQRPHIVVGTKADRLGGNQLTKSLAALRKAHGVERVLPVSSKTQDGVKPLWAEILGVLPE; this is translated from the coding sequence ATGCGATTTGTACCCAAGTTTCTGCTGTCGGCGATGGCGCCGGAGCACTTCCCTACTGCGGCGCGGACGTTCGATGCGCCGGAGGTTGCGTTTCTCGGACGGTCGAATGTCGGCAAGTCGTCGCTGATCAATACGCTGCTGGGGTCGAAGGAGGCGAAGGTGTCTTCGACGCCGGGGCGGACGCGGGCGATCAACTTCTTTGCGCTGCATGATGGGACGAGCCAGAAGCACTCGCAAAAGCCTTCGATGATCTTTGCCGATCTGCCGGGGTATGGGTACGCGAAGATCTCGAAGTCGATCTCGGCGGAGTGGCCTACGTTCATCGAGCCATACCTGCAAGAGCGGGAGCAGCTGGCGTTGTGCGTTTGCCTAGTGGATACCAACATTCCACCGCAGGAGAGCGACACGCAGCTGATTACAGCACTGCGGCAGATGCAGCGGCCCCACATCGTGGTGGGGACGAAGGCCGACCGTCTGGGCGGCAACCAACTGACCAAGTCGCTGGCTGCGCTGCGGAAGGCGCACGGCGTGGAACGGGTGCTGCCGGTGTCGTCCAAGACGCAGGATGGGGTGAAGCCGCTGTGGGCGGAGATCCTGGGTGTATTGCCGGAGTGA
- a CDS encoding Ig-like domain repeat protein produces MSARQLAIAITLLIAARLYAQVTPSSILLPTGMAYDTAGNLYFTDANRHQVFESTLGGQLLLIAGTGTQGYAGDNGPATSAQLNSPQALTIATNGTLYIADTGNNVVRAITNGTITTLAGTGKPGYSGDSGPATSAQLDAPNALTLDSTGALLVCDSANNRIRRIDITGTITTIAGTGIQGFSGDNGPATAAQFDTPSGIATANGVIYIADTHNHRIRIIDSSGTITTLAGTGKPGYFGDNGLATSAQLNSPRGLALTATGALLIADANNQRIRSISATGTITTLAGGPTQGTTTDGTTALSANLNTPRAVAISPFGYSILADAPNHTLRILVTNGDLYLPAAFAPTRTTAVTFIAAGTATVTGISTPQGAVQLTIDGTPGPTATLASGAATFSLPAGAHTITATYTGDGLNPAATSSAITLSAGKAAATVIMQPPSPNDYAGMPLLLNANVTAPTGGTPTGTVTFLEGPTTIATAQLTAGIASGVYLAPTAGSHTIVASYLGDANFAPGSAPPITAIVKPIPDFTIATTGTTNQTAAAGAIATYNLNITPQNGAFTGAVSLAVSGLPFGATASFAPPQVVPGASVAATTLSVQTLAQPIAHLATHTTAPYALLFLPLIFLRRKSRRLLLPLLPLVLFISGCGDRVNQPPTPAAGIYTLTVSATGTNLAGILVVHTTTVTLTIE; encoded by the coding sequence GTGTCCGCGCGCCAACTCGCCATCGCCATCACGCTCCTCATCGCGGCTCGCCTCTACGCACAAGTCACACCCAGCTCCATCCTGCTGCCCACCGGCATGGCCTACGACACCGCCGGCAACCTCTACTTCACCGACGCCAACCGCCACCAGGTCTTCGAGTCCACCCTCGGAGGCCAGCTCCTCCTCATCGCCGGCACCGGCACACAAGGCTACGCTGGCGACAACGGCCCAGCAACATCAGCCCAGCTCAACAGTCCGCAGGCGCTCACCATCGCCACCAACGGCACGCTCTACATCGCGGACACCGGCAACAACGTCGTCCGTGCCATCACGAACGGCACCATCACCACCCTCGCTGGAACCGGCAAACCCGGCTACTCCGGCGACAGCGGCCCCGCAACATCGGCCCAGCTCGATGCACCAAACGCACTTACCCTCGACTCCACCGGCGCACTGCTAGTCTGCGACTCCGCCAATAACCGCATTCGCCGTATCGACATAACCGGTACCATCACTACCATCGCTGGCACCGGCATCCAGGGCTTCTCGGGCGACAACGGCCCCGCCACCGCCGCTCAGTTCGACACGCCCTCTGGCATCGCCACCGCCAACGGCGTGATCTACATCGCCGACACGCACAACCACCGCATCCGCATCATCGACTCCAGCGGCACCATCACCACCCTCGCCGGAACCGGCAAACCCGGCTACTTCGGCGACAACGGCCTCGCCACCTCAGCTCAGCTCAACTCGCCACGCGGCCTCGCGCTTACCGCCACCGGCGCGCTCCTCATCGCCGACGCCAACAACCAGCGCATCCGCTCCATCTCCGCCACCGGCACCATCACAACCCTCGCCGGAGGCCCAACGCAAGGCACGACAACAGATGGCACAACCGCTCTCTCTGCCAATCTCAACACACCTCGAGCCGTTGCTATCTCCCCTTTCGGCTACTCCATCCTGGCCGACGCACCGAACCACACACTCCGCATCCTCGTCACCAACGGCGATCTCTACCTTCCTGCAGCCTTCGCACCAACCCGCACCACCGCGGTCACGTTCATCGCCGCTGGTACCGCAACCGTCACCGGCATCTCCACACCGCAAGGTGCCGTACAACTCACCATCGACGGCACCCCCGGCCCAACCGCGACTCTGGCTTCCGGAGCCGCAACCTTCTCGCTCCCCGCTGGAGCTCACACCATCACCGCCACCTACACCGGCGACGGCCTCAACCCCGCTGCCACCAGCTCAGCCATCACGCTCTCCGCTGGCAAAGCCGCCGCCACCGTCATCATGCAGCCACCATCTCCCAACGACTACGCAGGCATGCCTCTGCTGCTTAACGCCAATGTCACAGCCCCCACCGGCGGCACACCAACCGGCACGGTTACGTTTCTCGAAGGCCCTACCACCATTGCTACTGCCCAACTCACCGCAGGCATTGCCAGCGGAGTCTATCTTGCTCCCACCGCGGGCAGCCACACCATCGTCGCCTCCTACCTCGGCGACGCGAACTTCGCGCCAGGTAGCGCCCCCCCAATCACAGCGATCGTCAAGCCGATACCCGACTTCACGATCGCCACAACCGGCACCACCAACCAAACCGCTGCAGCAGGCGCCATCGCCACCTACAACCTGAACATCACCCCCCAAAATGGCGCCTTTACCGGGGCCGTGTCCCTCGCTGTCAGCGGTCTTCCCTTCGGCGCTACAGCCAGCTTCGCTCCGCCGCAAGTTGTTCCAGGGGCCTCCGTCGCAGCCACAACACTCAGTGTGCAGACCCTTGCGCAACCTATCGCGCATCTTGCCACGCACACCACCGCGCCCTATGCACTACTGTTCCTGCCGCTGATCTTCCTTAGGCGCAAATCGCGACGTTTGCTCCTCCCGCTACTTCCACTCGTGCTGTTTATCTCCGGTTGCGGAGACCGAGTCAACCAGCCGCCAACTCCAGCCGCAGGAATCTACACGCTCACTGTCAGCGCCACTGGAACGAATCTCGCGGGTATTCTCGTCGTCCACACCACTACAGTCACTCTGACGATTGAATGA